A window of uncultured Gellertiella sp. genomic DNA:
GACGCCGGTCCCAGCCATGCCGACCTTCAGTCTGGGGGATCATGAGATGCTGCGCGACCCTGACGAAGCGGAAGAGGATTTTCAGGCGCGCCTGAGCCTGTTTCGCTGACCTTATTGTCAACGTTGGCCCTTTGCGGCAGAAGTAGCAGACATCCCGGAACCACCCCCTACCTCGGAGTCACCCTCTGGGCTGCGGGCGCGGCTTCGGGCCAGAAAAGGAGGAATCGGGCCTTCGAAATCCGGGTGGAGCAGGACGCCGCCGCCGAAATCGACGCCACGCTCACCCGCGATCGGAAATCGGCCCGACCTCTGGGTGGTCGAGATCGAGACGGAGGACTCAAGACGCTATGTGACGGTGGTGTGAGGGGTGGCGTTAAAATATCCGTGTCGTGCGAAAGTGGAAGAGCGGTTCTGCGGCGCTAACGAGCTTCCGTGATAGTGACAGGTTTCAAATCAAAGACGTGCGATCCGTCAGATCATCAGGAAGGCGTGCCATCTGCTAAATCAAGTCAATCCGAACGTGTCACGGGGGTCTTCGAAATCGAAGTCGTCATCCAGATCAATTCCCGGTGGGCGTTCACGACCATGGCGAACGGCAAGAATCAAGATCCCGCCTTTCACGATTTCGTAGTCGACCAGATAGTGGCCCATCACAAAGCGCAGCACGCCAGGGATTGGCGTTTCTTCGTTGAGCTTTCCCATTTCCGGAAAGCGCTGCAGACCATGCCTCAACCGCTTGAGGTCTTCATTGAATTGCTGTGCCGCCTTCTGGCTTTTGGATTTGAGATACTTTGCCTCACGCTGCACATAGTCCCGCGCCTGGGGTGAAAGGGTGACCTTCAAGCTGCCGCGCCCCGGATAAGCGCATCAATTTCGTCAATCACCTCATCGAGGTCATGCCCGTG
This region includes:
- a CDS encoding type II toxin-antitoxin system RelE/ParE family toxin; the protein is MKVTLSPQARDYVQREAKYLKSKSQKAAQQFNEDLKRLRHGLQRFPEMGKLNEETPIPGVLRFVMGHYLVDYEIVKGGILILAVRHGRERPPGIDLDDDFDFEDPRDTFGLT